In Desulfuromonadaceae bacterium, the sequence GATATTTCCGAGCTGACCGCACTGGCGGCGCATTACGACATCGACATTGCCGTCGCCACCGGCGGCACCCTGGCGCGCAAAATTATTGTCGAGAAGCGCCCGCTTTTTATTCTCGCCGTCGCCTGCGAACGTGACCTGACCTCTGGTATCCGTGACGCCTACCCGCTGCCAGTACTCGGTGTCCTCAACCGGCGTCCTTACGGCCCCTGCTTTAACACCAGGATTGTTTTTGACGAGGTTGAGCGCGCATTGCAGGAACACATTATCAACGTCTCTTGATTTTTTTCCGGTCGCTGCTTATATTAGCCACCAGAGCAGAGTAACCGTGCACCGATGAACAACTTGACAAAGGATAAAACAACCATGATCAATATGATCCGCACCACCGCACTGATGACGCTGCTGACACTGGTCCTGGTGTGGGCTGGGAACATGCTGGGCGGACAGAGCGGCGCACTCTTCGCCCTGATTCTGGCCGGCGCAATGAACCTCGGTTCCTACTGGTTCTCCGCTAAAATCGTGATCAAAATGTATCGCGGTCGTGAGGTAAAGGAAGGTCCGTTGTTTGACGTCGTGCATGAAATCTGCACCCGCAACAATTTGCCGATGCCGAAAGTCTACATCCTGCCGCAACCCACGCCGAACGCTTTCGCTACCGGTCGCAACCCGCAGCATGCGGTCGTTGCAGCGACCGAGGGGATTACGCAGATTCTCAGTCGTGATGAGCTGAAGGGGGTGATGGCCCACGAGATGAGCCACGTGATGCATCGTGATATTCTCATCGGCTCAATTGCCGCAACGTTCGCCGGGGCCATTTCCTACATGTCGCACATGGCGCAGTGGGCAATGATTTTTGGCGGCGGACGGGATGAGGAGGATGGCAACCCGGTGGCGCTGATCATCCTGATGATCCTCGGACCGATCGCGGCAATGCTGATCCAGATGGCGATTTCCCGTTCGCGCGAGTATGAAGCCGATCGCGGCGGCGCGCTGATGTGTGGCAATCCCCACAATCTGGCCAACGCCCTGCGTAAACTGGAGATGGCCAACAGCCGCATGCCGATGGCGCAGATGAACGAAGCGACAGCACATATGTTCATCGTCAACCCGCTGCGCGGTGCCGGGCTGAAAACTCTTTTTTCGACACATCCGCCGGTCGCGGAACGCATACGCCGACTCGAAACCATGCAACCGTAACGGGCCTGGCAGCATAATCAGCTCCGGGGGCGTGACTCTCACGCCCCCGCTTTTTTTGGGGAACTCTCTCATGTCACAACCCGATCCCCGGCGTATCGCCTATTATGTCTTGCGCAAGGTTCAGGAAGCGGATGCCTACGCCGACCTGGCTTTGGACGCCGAATTAAATGCCGAACCGCATCTTGACCCACGCGACCGGGCCCTGGCAACGGAACTGAGCTACGGGGTGTGCCGTTATCGCGGGCGACTCGATTTTGCCCTGGCGCATTTCTGCACGCAGGCGCTGGCCAAGATTGAGCCCGGCGTTCTCGATCTGCTGCGGTTGGGCACGTATCAATTGCTGATTCTCGATCGCATTCCGCCACGGGCAGCGGTCCATACCACTGTCGAGCTGGCGAAAAAGGTCGGCTTGTTGCGCGCCGCCGGATTTATTAACGGCGTGCTGCGCAATCTGGAACGACGTAAGGCCGAGATTCCCTGGCCTGCGCCGGAGCAGCCGCTCGACTACCTGACCCACTATCTGTCACTCCCCGGCTGGCTGGCAAAGCGCTGGCTGGACGAACTCGGCGCGGATCAGGCATTGCAGCTGGCCGCCGCACAACTCGAAGCGGCACCATTGACCCTCCGGGTGAACACACGGGTAACCGATCGTGACTCATTTCTGGCCCAGCTGCATGCCGCCGACCATCCGGCCATTGCCACCGGCTACGCTCCCGAGGGGGTGACGCTGAGTGGTCGCGCGGCCATTTCGGCGGCGGCACTGACCTCCGGAACTTTTCAGGTTCAGGATGAGGCGAGCATGCTGATTGCGCACCTGCTCGCCCCGCAAGCGGGGGAACGGATCCTTGACGCCTGCGCTGCCCCTGGCGGAAAAACGACCCACATCGCTGCATTGGCCGACAATCAGGCGCAAATCACCGCCCTTGATCTGCACCCGCATCGGGTGAAAATGATCAAGGAGGGAGCGCGACGCCTCGGTTGCTCAGGCATTGATGCCCGCGTCTGGGATCTGACTCACCCGCCAACCTTTCTGCCGCAGGCCGGTTTCGACCGGGTGCTGGTCGATGCCCCGTGCAGCGCGCTCGGCGTATTGCGCCGCAACCCCGATGGACGCTGGCGACGGCAACCGGACGACATCCCGCGCCTGGCGGAGTTGCAACGGATGATTCTCGCTCAGGTTGCGCCCCTGTTGCGCCCCGGAGGCACGCTGGTTTATTCGGTGTGTACACAGACGGCTGAGGAAACAGAAGAAACCGTTACCCTGTTTCTGGCCATGTATCCGGAATTTTCCCGGGTCGATTTGCACAGCACTGTTCCGACAGGCTGGAGCACTTTAATCGATGAATGTGGCGCGTTGCGAACCTGTCCACAACGGCACGGTGGAATGGATGGATTTTACGCGGTCCGCTTGCTCCGCAACTGAGTCGCCGACGCACTCGAATCAACCACTGACTCATGCGGAGGTTCTGATGACAACCGAGGAACGTATCAGCAAATTTTTCAGCGCCGAAGCTTTCGCCGTCGCCGGCGCTTCAGCGAATCGCGGCAAATTCGGGAACAAGGTGCTACGCTGTTACCAGCAGCATCAGCTGCCAGTAACGCCGATCAACCCCACTGCCGACGCAATCGAGGGGCTGCGTTGCGTTGCGCATATCGACCAGCTCCCGGCCAATGTCAAGAGTCTGTCGATCATCACCCCGCCAGCAATCACCATACAACTAATCCCCCAGGCTGCCGCCCACGGGATTGAAAACATCTGGCTGCAACCGGGCGCGCAGAGTCCGGCAGCGATCGCCGCCGCCGAAAAACTCGGCTTGAACGTCATTGCCGACGGCAGTTGTCTGCTGGTGGTTCTCGGTTATCACGACCATTAAAGCAAAGGCCTCGACATGATCATGTCGAGGCCTTTTTGTTTCACATCAAACGCGCACCTACCCTGCCGAGATGCTGACAAAAACCAGCCCGGAGTCGCCGCGATTCTCAATGCCGTGCGGCTCACCGGCTGGCGCGTGGAGGATCGTGCCAGAGGTAACATTTCGTGATTCTGCCTCGCTCAGAAACGACCCATCCCCTTCGAGCACCACCCAGACATGATCACCTGCGTGAACGTGAGAGTGAATATGCTGCCCCGGCAGCAGACACCAAAGAGTTGTCCGGGCATGAACCCCTTCGTGAAGCACCACCTTGTTGGCCTTCTCTTTCGAATAGACCACTTTATCTTCATAATCGCAGAAACTTGTTTGCATAGAATGCCTCCGAATGAAAAAACGCCCCGGCAATACCGAGGCGCTGAGTCATAAACAGCTGCGGGAGATCAGCCTTTAGTGACCTGAACCGTAACCAGATTGGTGTCGGCAGGGATAACCTGCTGGATATTTACATCAGCAAAATGATAAGGAGCGAAAATCAATCCCGCCGGGACCTTGCTGCTGACCCGTGCCGGACCGACTGTCTCACCAACGGTGGTAACAACTTTAACCGCATCACCGTCCTTAACCCCGATACGGTCTGCATCGACCGCGTTCATTTCGATATATCCGCACGGCGCGACCTCGTTGGGGCCAGGTGCGCAGGTAGAGGTGGTGCCAAAGTGGAAAAGAATCTTACCACTTAACAACTGCAAATCATCAGTCGGCGCGGTTTGCGGGGCAACAGCGCTATAGCGCAAGCTCTTGTCCGCCGGACTGAAAGAAGTTTTCCAACACGCCGCATCGGTGACGAAACAGGTGTCATTGTAAATCCCTGCCAACTGCTTGATTTCGAGTTGCACGGTGGACATTTCCGGTCGCACGCCACCACTCAGCCGGGCATACAGTTCAGCCAGAATCGCACCGTCCTCACGGGCCTCGCCAACCGGATCGAGCGCTTTGCGCAGCACATTGATGCGTTGATCAGCCGCTGTGACCGTGCCACTCTTCTCAAACGGCGTCGCCCCCGGCAGGACAACATCAGCCATTAGCGTCAGTTCGGTCGCGAGAATGTCTTGTACAACGAGAAAGTCAATCTTCTCCAAAGCCTTGCGCCAGCGGGCACTTTCGGGGAAAGAAACCAGCGGGTTGGTTGCCGCCAGATAGAGTGCCCTGATCTCCCCACTCTCAATCCCGGCAAGAATTTCCCCGGCGTTGCGCCCGCCTGCGGGGAGGGTCGCGTTCCAGGCCTTGGCGAACGGCGCACCGGCAGCGTAGTCGTGTCCACCCGGCAGCAGCTCGGGACAGACGCCCATG encodes:
- the htpX gene encoding zinc metalloprotease HtpX, yielding MNMIRTTALMTLLTLVLVWAGNMLGGQSGALFALILAGAMNLGSYWFSAKIVIKMYRGREVKEGPLFDVVHEICTRNNLPMPKVYILPQPTPNAFATGRNPQHAVVAATEGITQILSRDELKGVMAHEMSHVMHRDILIGSIAATFAGAISYMSHMAQWAMIFGGGRDEEDGNPVALIILMILGPIAAMLIQMAISRSREYEADRGGALMCGNPHNLANALRKLEMANSRMPMAQMNEATAHMFIVNPLRGAGLKTLFSTHPPVAERIRRLETMQP
- the rsmB gene encoding 16S rRNA (cytosine(967)-C(5))-methyltransferase RsmB; its protein translation is MSQPDPRRIAYYVLRKVQEADAYADLALDAELNAEPHLDPRDRALATELSYGVCRYRGRLDFALAHFCTQALAKIEPGVLDLLRLGTYQLLILDRIPPRAAVHTTVELAKKVGLLRAAGFINGVLRNLERRKAEIPWPAPEQPLDYLTHYLSLPGWLAKRWLDELGADQALQLAAAQLEAAPLTLRVNTRVTDRDSFLAQLHAADHPAIATGYAPEGVTLSGRAAISAAALTSGTFQVQDEASMLIAHLLAPQAGERILDACAAPGGKTTHIAALADNQAQITALDLHPHRVKMIKEGARRLGCSGIDARVWDLTHPPTFLPQAGFDRVLVDAPCSALGVLRRNPDGRWRRQPDDIPRLAELQRMILAQVAPLLRPGGTLVYSVCTQTAEETEETVTLFLAMYPEFSRVDLHSTVPTGWSTLIDECGALRTCPQRHGGMDGFYAVRLLRN
- a CDS encoding CoA-binding protein, whose protein sequence is MTTEERISKFFSAEAFAVAGASANRGKFGNKVLRCYQQHQLPVTPINPTADAIEGLRCVAHIDQLPANVKSLSIITPPAITIQLIPQAAAHGIENIWLQPGAQSPAAIAAAEKLGLNVIADGSCLLVVLGYHDH
- a CDS encoding cupin domain-containing protein, encoding MQTSFCDYEDKVVYSKEKANKVVLHEGVHARTTLWCLLPGQHIHSHVHAGDHVWVVLEGDGSFLSEAESRNVTSGTILHAPAGEPHGIENRGDSGLVFVSISAG